One Pseudomonas sp. FP1742 genomic window carries:
- a CDS encoding DEAD/DEAH box helicase → MSFASLGLSEALVRAIEAAGYTEPTPVQQRAIPAVLQGRDLMVAAQTGTGKTGGFALPILERLFPNGHPDKSQRHGPRQPRVLVLTPTRELAAQVHESFKVYARDLKFVSACIFGGVGMNPQVQAMSRGVDVLVACPGRLLDLAGQGSVDLSHVEILVLDEADRMLDMGFVHDVKKVLARLPAKRQNLLFSATFSKDITDLAGKLLHNPERIEVTPPNTTVERIEQRVFRLPANHKRSLLAHLITAGAWEQVLVFTRTKHGANRLAEYLDKHGLAAVAIHGNKSQNARTKALADFKAGEVRILVATDIAARGLDIDQLPHVVNFELPNVDEDYVHRIGRTGRAGRSGEAISLVAPDEEKLLKSIERMTKQKIADGDLMGFDSSAVEAEKPEVRERPDVRNPRNPRGPRGDGPNGSGGGGGRKDKGKDKGGKEKPAAGRGERPAREHKPREGTPAREQQRPAPRAAADRAPDEFLDDDIDNFGNRVDYVPQAKPAQGRGRRPGAPAQGAGAPRTGQPQGRQNGPRNSSGATTGTPPAKRSGPRNGAPRDGQARREESRNRRPARDDQPRSEPAVQNPRGPAPKIIHKESKSDRFPTPEQLDQLPGRPRGEKPALLTRNR, encoded by the coding sequence ATGTCCTTTGCTTCCCTCGGTCTCTCCGAGGCTTTAGTCCGCGCCATCGAGGCAGCGGGCTATACCGAGCCTACTCCGGTGCAACAGCGGGCCATTCCCGCCGTGTTGCAAGGTCGCGACCTGATGGTTGCGGCTCAGACAGGTACTGGTAAAACCGGCGGCTTCGCCCTTCCGATTCTGGAGCGGTTGTTTCCCAACGGTCACCCGGACAAATCCCAGCGTCACGGTCCGCGCCAACCCCGCGTACTGGTCCTGACCCCAACCCGCGAACTTGCGGCCCAGGTACACGAAAGCTTCAAGGTCTATGCCCGTGACCTGAAATTCGTCAGCGCCTGCATCTTCGGTGGCGTCGGCATGAACCCGCAGGTTCAAGCCATGTCCCGTGGTGTCGACGTGCTGGTGGCCTGCCCCGGTCGCCTGCTCGACCTCGCCGGCCAGGGCAGTGTCGATTTGTCCCACGTGGAAATCCTCGTGCTGGACGAAGCCGACCGCATGCTCGACATGGGCTTTGTCCATGACGTGAAAAAGGTCCTCGCCCGCCTCCCGGCCAAACGGCAGAACCTGTTGTTCTCGGCGACCTTCTCCAAAGACATCACCGACCTCGCCGGCAAGCTGCTGCACAACCCGGAACGCATCGAAGTCACGCCGCCGAACACCACGGTCGAGCGCATCGAACAGCGCGTATTCCGTCTGCCGGCCAACCACAAGCGTTCGCTGCTGGCGCACCTGATCACCGCAGGCGCCTGGGAACAGGTGCTGGTATTCACCCGCACCAAGCACGGCGCCAACCGCCTGGCCGAGTACCTGGACAAACACGGCCTCGCCGCCGTCGCGATCCACGGTAACAAGAGCCAGAACGCCCGCACCAAAGCCCTGGCCGACTTCAAGGCCGGTGAAGTGCGCATCCTGGTCGCCACCGACATCGCCGCGCGCGGCCTGGACATCGACCAGTTGCCTCACGTGGTCAACTTCGAACTGCCGAACGTCGACGAAGATTACGTGCACCGTATCGGTCGTACCGGCCGTGCCGGTCGTTCGGGCGAGGCGATCTCGCTGGTGGCTCCGGACGAAGAGAAGCTGCTCAAAAGCATCGAGCGCATGACCAAGCAGAAAATCGCCGATGGCGACCTGATGGGCTTCGATTCCAGCGCCGTGGAAGCCGAAAAACCGGAAGTCCGCGAGCGTCCGGATGTGCGTAACCCGCGCAACCCACGTGGCCCGCGCGGCGACGGCCCGAACGGCAGCGGTGGTGGTGGCGGTCGTAAAGACAAAGGCAAGGACAAGGGCGGCAAGGAAAAACCTGCCGCTGGCCGTGGCGAGCGCCCGGCCCGTGAACACAAGCCACGCGAAGGCACCCCGGCCCGCGAACAACAGCGCCCGGCCCCTCGCGCCGCCGCCGACCGTGCTCCGGACGAGTTCCTGGACGACGATATCGATAACTTCGGTAACCGCGTCGACTACGTGCCTCAAGCCAAACCGGCTCAGGGCCGTGGCCGCCGTCCGGGGGCTCCGGCACAAGGCGCAGGCGCTCCGCGCACGGGTCAGCCACAAGGTCGCCAGAACGGTCCGCGCAACAGCAGCGGCGCTACCACCGGCACGCCGCCGGCCAAGCGCAGCGGCCCACGCAACGGCGCTCCACGTGATGGCCAGGCCCGTCGTGAAGAGTCCCGCAACCGCCGCCCGGCCCGTGACGACCAGCCTCGTTCGGAACCGGCCGTGCAAAACCCGCGGGGCCCGGCACCGAAGATCATTCACAAGGAGTCGAAAAGCGATCGCTTCCCGACACCTGAGCAACTGGATCAACTGCCAGGCCGTCCGCGCGGCGAAAAACCAGCGTTGCTGACCCGCAACCGCTGA
- a CDS encoding YceI family protein encodes MLKKTLAALAIGSALLSANVMAADYVVDKEGQHAFVDFKISHLGYSYIIGTFKDIDGKFSFDAAKPEDSKIEFNVRTASVFTNHAERDKHIASGDFLNVGKFADAKFVSTSVKPTGKNAAGKDTADVTGNLTLLGVTKPIVVKATFLGEGKDPWGGYRAGFEGTTSIKRSDFGKQKDLGPASDAVELYVTFEGVKAK; translated from the coding sequence ATGTTGAAAAAGACGCTCGCCGCTCTGGCAATCGGTTCTGCTCTGCTGTCGGCTAACGTGATGGCGGCCGATTACGTGGTCGACAAAGAAGGTCAGCACGCCTTCGTTGACTTCAAGATCAGCCACCTGGGCTACAGCTACATCATCGGTACCTTCAAGGATATCGACGGCAAGTTCAGCTTCGACGCTGCCAAGCCTGAAGACAGCAAGATCGAGTTCAATGTGCGCACCGCCAGCGTGTTCACCAACCACGCCGAACGCGACAAGCACATCGCCAGCGGTGACTTCCTGAACGTGGGCAAATTCGCCGACGCCAAGTTCGTCTCCACCAGCGTCAAACCTACCGGTAAAAACGCCGCAGGCAAAGACACGGCCGACGTGACGGGTAACCTGACCCTTCTGGGCGTGACCAAGCCAATCGTGGTCAAGGCCACGTTCCTGGGTGAAGGCAAGGATCCATGGGGCGGCTACCGTGCCGGCTTCGAAGGCACCACCAGCATCAAGCGTTCGGATTTCGGCAAGCAGAAAGACTTGGGCCCAGCGTCCGACGCGGTCGAGCTGTACGTGACGTTTGAAGGTGTCAAAGCGAAATAA
- a CDS encoding cytochrome b, with product MQLRNSSSRYGWVSIFMHWGVALTVFGLFALGLWMVGLDYYSTWRKDAPDLHKSIGLVLFAVMLLRVVWRFISPPPPLLPSYSRVTRLGAKFGHSFLYLSLFAVMIAGYLISTADGVGIPVFGLFEIPALVSGLPDQADTAGVIHLYLAWVLVIFSGLHALAALKHHFIDRDATLARMLGRKA from the coding sequence ATGCAGCTACGTAACTCTTCTTCCCGCTACGGTTGGGTCAGCATCTTCATGCACTGGGGTGTGGCGTTGACCGTCTTCGGCCTGTTTGCGTTGGGGTTGTGGATGGTCGGTCTTGATTACTACAGCACCTGGCGCAAAGACGCGCCGGATCTGCACAAGAGTATTGGTCTGGTGTTATTTGCCGTGATGTTGCTGCGGGTAGTGTGGCGCTTCATCAGCCCACCGCCGCCGCTCCTGCCAAGCTATAGCCGCGTGACCCGCCTTGGCGCCAAATTCGGCCATTCCTTCCTTTATCTCAGTCTGTTCGCTGTGATGATTGCCGGTTACCTGATTTCCACCGCAGACGGTGTCGGGATTCCGGTGTTTGGCCTGTTTGAAATTCCTGCACTGGTTTCCGGACTACCGGACCAGGCAGACACCGCGGGTGTGATCCATTTGTACCTGGCCTGGGTGCTGGTAATTTTTTCCGGTCTCCATGCGTTGGCAGCATTGAAACACCATTTTATCGATCGTGATGCGACCCTGGCGCGAATGCTGGGGCGCAAAGCCTGA
- a CDS encoding YncE family protein — translation MSHNSSSSPVIMHNQSNSIAVGEGPRGIAISDDGSRVFVCNYISGTVSVINTRNKKVIRTIAVEQYPQNIILTHRGKRAYVTNYGSGSVSVIDTTTYAVGNITVGKHPWGVVASRDGKHVYVTVRQDKEWLAIIDTRTYAVSRVRGLPSPSISADISQDDSRLYISSTNVPAGPYQDALTIISSKTFEIVNIIKTEQYPSTVTVSPDGRKVYIVCLDARKLTVLDTVSSITRHFDFVTCEGKIVFGEKNAYAVDQSGKEVVEINTSTYEIVGRVPIPRAVEPYDMVLDQHNRAYISDYQSDEVHIVDLPECQKYI, via the coding sequence ATGAGTCACAATTCGAGCTCATCCCCCGTGATAATGCACAACCAGTCCAATTCGATAGCCGTAGGGGAAGGGCCACGAGGGATAGCCATCAGCGATGATGGATCACGGGTTTTTGTTTGCAATTACATCTCGGGCACTGTGTCAGTGATCAACACCCGGAACAAAAAGGTCATTCGCACCATTGCAGTCGAACAATACCCCCAGAACATCATCCTTACCCATAGGGGGAAAAGGGCTTACGTGACCAACTACGGTTCCGGTTCGGTTTCGGTTATCGATACCACGACATACGCGGTGGGTAACATCACAGTAGGAAAACACCCTTGGGGGGTCGTCGCGAGCCGAGACGGGAAGCATGTTTACGTCACCGTTCGACAGGATAAAGAGTGGTTGGCAATTATTGACACCCGCACTTATGCGGTGAGCAGAGTGCGAGGCCTACCCTCGCCCTCCATCAGCGCGGACATCAGCCAGGACGATTCGCGCCTGTATATTTCCAGCACCAACGTCCCCGCCGGCCCTTATCAGGACGCGCTCACGATCATCAGCAGCAAGACTTTCGAAATCGTCAACATCATCAAAACCGAACAATATCCGTCGACGGTTACCGTCAGTCCCGACGGCAGGAAGGTATATATCGTGTGTCTGGACGCTCGAAAACTGACGGTACTGGACACTGTGTCATCGATCACCCGGCATTTCGACTTTGTGACTTGCGAAGGGAAAATAGTATTCGGCGAAAAGAACGCTTATGCCGTCGATCAAAGCGGAAAAGAGGTCGTGGAAATTAATACCAGCACCTATGAGATTGTTGGCAGAGTTCCCATCCCTCGCGCTGTCGAACCGTATGACATGGTTCTTGATCAGCACAACCGGGCCTATATCAGCGACTACCAAAGCGACGAAGTCCATATTGTCGATCTACCTGAGTGCCAAAAATACATATAA
- a CDS encoding flavin monoamine oxidase family protein has product MSAGWLRACALVMLGLFSVSALAKDKTAIVVGGGLSGLTAAYELQNKGWQVTLLEAKPTLGGRSGMATSEWIGNDKTQPVLNKYISTFKLSTTPAPEFVRTPGYLIDGEYFSAADLATKQPATSDALKRYEKTLDDLARSIEDPQNPAANSTLFALDQINVANWLDRLNLPATARQLVNQEIRTRYDEPSRLSLLYFAQQSRVYRGVADRDLRASRLPGGSPVLAQAIVKQLKTIKTGSPVSSITQDKDGVTVKVGSVGYQADYVVLAVPLRALSKIQMTPALDAQHMGAIKGTNYGWRDQIMLKFKAPVWESKARMSGEIYSNAGLGMLWIEPALKGGANVVINISGDNARVMQAFGDKQMADQVLIRLHAFYPQARGSFTGYEIRRYSTDPSMGGAYLAFGPGQISKYWRLWERPLQRVAFAGEHTDTLYPGTLEGALRTGQRAASQLEDLAAGKSFEPVKVVPAATAAAAGAVVAKKGNFFSNMFGGSSDKAADKAEPAKVEAKAEETKPGFFSRMFGGGSDKAPAKAPDPAAPVAPAPAPVAAPAPAPAPVEAPKPVVPVQAEPAKKAPAKAPVKKPAAKTEAKKAPAKAPAKKAEPVKKPAASPAATTTAATETKTQ; this is encoded by the coding sequence ATGTCTGCTGGTTGGCTGCGCGCCTGTGCGCTGGTGATGTTGGGGCTGTTCAGCGTTTCGGCGCTGGCCAAGGATAAAACGGCGATCGTGGTCGGCGGCGGGCTTTCGGGCCTCACCGCGGCGTACGAACTGCAGAACAAAGGCTGGCAGGTCACCCTGCTGGAAGCCAAACCGACCCTGGGCGGTCGTTCCGGCATGGCCACCAGTGAGTGGATCGGCAACGACAAGACCCAACCGGTGTTGAACAAGTACATCTCGACGTTCAAGCTGAGCACCACGCCAGCCCCTGAGTTCGTGCGGACACCGGGTTACCTGATCGACGGTGAATACTTCAGCGCCGCCGATCTGGCGACTAAACAGCCGGCCACCAGCGACGCGCTGAAACGCTACGAAAAAACCCTGGATGACCTGGCGCGTTCGATCGAAGACCCGCAGAACCCGGCAGCCAACAGCACGCTGTTCGCCCTGGACCAGATCAACGTGGCCAACTGGCTCGATCGCCTGAACCTGCCGGCCACTGCGCGTCAGTTGGTGAATCAGGAGATTCGTACCCGTTACGACGAACCTTCACGCCTGTCGTTGCTGTACTTCGCTCAACAGAGCCGCGTCTACCGTGGCGTTGCCGACCGTGACCTGCGGGCCTCGCGCCTGCCCGGCGGCAGCCCGGTGCTGGCCCAGGCCATCGTTAAACAACTGAAAACCATCAAGACCGGTTCCCCGGTTTCGTCCATTACCCAGGACAAGGACGGCGTGACTGTCAAGGTCGGCAGTGTTGGCTATCAGGCGGACTACGTCGTGCTGGCCGTGCCATTGCGCGCACTGAGCAAGATCCAGATGACTCCCGCGCTGGACGCCCAGCACATGGGTGCCATCAAGGGCACCAACTACGGCTGGCGTGACCAGATCATGCTGAAGTTCAAGGCGCCGGTTTGGGAAAGCAAGGCGCGCATGTCTGGCGAGATCTACAGCAACGCCGGTCTGGGCATGTTGTGGATCGAGCCGGCCTTGAAGGGCGGCGCCAACGTGGTCATCAATATCTCCGGCGACAACGCGCGGGTGATGCAAGCCTTCGGCGACAAGCAGATGGCCGATCAGGTGCTGATTCGTCTGCATGCCTTTTATCCACAGGCACGCGGTTCGTTCACCGGTTATGAAATCCGCCGTTACAGCACCGACCCGTCGATGGGTGGCGCTTACCTGGCCTTCGGTCCGGGCCAGATCAGCAAATACTGGCGCCTGTGGGAGCGTCCGCTGCAACGGGTAGCCTTTGCCGGCGAGCATACCGACACCTTGTACCCGGGCACTTTGGAAGGCGCCTTGCGCACCGGTCAGCGTGCAGCCAGTCAGCTGGAAGACCTGGCGGCGGGCAAGTCGTTTGAACCTGTGAAGGTTGTGCCGGCGGCAACCGCTGCGGCAGCAGGCGCGGTCGTGGCGAAGAAAGGCAACTTCTTCAGCAACATGTTCGGTGGTTCGTCCGATAAAGCGGCCGATAAAGCAGAACCGGCCAAGGTTGAAGCGAAAGCTGAAGAGACCAAACCTGGCTTCTTCTCGCGGATGTTCGGTGGCGGTTCCGACAAGGCTCCGGCCAAGGCGCCAGACCCCGCGGCTCCTGTTGCCCCAGCACCTGCTCCAGTCGCTGCGCCAGCCCCGGCACCTGCACCGGTTGAGGCACCGAAGCCCGTGGTGCCAGTGCAGGCCGAGCCTGCCAAGAAAGCACCGGCCAAGGCGCCAGTGAAAAAGCCTGCCGCCAAAACCGAGGCCAAAAAGGCTCCGGCCAAGGCGCCGGCGAAAAAGGCTGAGCCGGTGAAGAAGCCAGCGGCCAGCCCCGCTGCAACGACTACGGCAGCGACTGAAACCAAGACGCAGTAA
- a CDS encoding adenosylmethionine--8-amino-7-oxononanoate transaminase — protein sequence MGLNKQWMERDLAVLWHPCTQMKDHEQLPLIPIKRGEGVWLEDFEGKRYLDAVSSWWVNVFGHANPRINQRIKDQVDQLEHVILAGFSHQPVIELSERLVKMTPEGLTRCFYADNGSSCIEVALKMSFHYWLNRGQPNKKRFVTLTNGYHGETMAAMAVGDVPLFTETYKALLMDTIKVPSPDCYLRPEGMSWEEHSRNMFAAMEQTLADHHDTVAAVILEPLIQGAGGMRMYHPVYLKLLRDACDRYGVHLIHDEIAVGFGRTGTMFACEQAGIRPDFLCLSKALTGGYLPLAACLTTDEVYSAFYDDYPTLRAFLHSHSYTGNPLACAAALATLDIFEEDNVIENNKALAQRMASSTAHLVDHPNVAEVRQTGMVLAIEMVKDKASKTAYPWQERRGLTVFQHALQRGALLRPLGSVVYFLPPYVITPEQIDFLAEVASEGIDIATRDSVSVAVPKDFHPGYRDPG from the coding sequence ATGGGCCTGAATAAACAGTGGATGGAACGCGATCTCGCCGTGTTGTGGCATCCCTGCACCCAGATGAAAGACCACGAACAGCTGCCGCTGATCCCGATCAAGCGCGGTGAAGGCGTGTGGCTGGAAGACTTCGAAGGCAAACGCTACCTCGACGCCGTCAGCTCCTGGTGGGTCAATGTGTTCGGCCACGCCAACCCGCGGATCAACCAGCGCATCAAGGATCAGGTCGATCAGCTGGAACACGTGATCCTCGCCGGTTTCAGCCATCAGCCGGTGATCGAGCTGTCCGAGCGACTGGTGAAGATGACGCCCGAGGGCCTGACCCGATGCTTCTATGCCGATAACGGTTCGTCGTGCATCGAAGTCGCGCTGAAAATGAGCTTTCACTACTGGCTCAACCGCGGCCAGCCGAACAAGAAGCGCTTCGTCACCCTCACCAACGGCTACCACGGCGAAACCATGGCAGCGATGGCGGTGGGCGACGTGCCGCTGTTTACCGAAACCTACAAAGCCCTGCTGATGGACACCATCAAGGTGCCGAGCCCCGATTGCTACCTGCGCCCCGAGGGCATGAGCTGGGAAGAACACTCGCGCAACATGTTCGCCGCCATGGAGCAGACCCTGGCCGACCACCACGACACCGTGGCAGCCGTGATTCTGGAACCGCTGATTCAGGGCGCCGGCGGCATGCGCATGTATCACCCGGTGTACCTCAAGCTGCTGCGCGACGCCTGTGATCGTTATGGCGTGCACCTGATCCACGATGAGATCGCCGTCGGCTTCGGTCGTACCGGCACGATGTTCGCCTGCGAACAGGCCGGCATCCGCCCGGACTTCCTCTGCCTGTCCAAGGCCCTGACCGGTGGTTACCTGCCGTTGGCGGCCTGCCTGACCACCGATGAGGTGTATAGCGCGTTCTACGACGACTACCCGACCCTGCGCGCCTTCCTGCATTCCCACAGCTACACCGGCAATCCGCTGGCCTGCGCGGCGGCCTTGGCGACGCTGGATATCTTCGAAGAAGACAACGTCATCGAGAACAACAAGGCCCTGGCTCAGCGCATGGCCTCTTCCACCGCGCACCTGGTCGATCACCCGAACGTTGCCGAAGTGCGCCAGACCGGCATGGTGCTGGCGATCGAGATGGTCAAGGACAAGGCCAGCAAGACTGCTTACCCGTGGCAGGAACGTCGTGGTTTGACGGTGTTCCAGCATGCCCTGCAACGAGGTGCTTTACTGAGGCCATTGGGCAGCGTGGTGTATTTCCTGCCGCCTTACGTGATTACCCCGGAGCAGATCGATTTTCTGGCCGAAGTGGCCAGCGAAGGCATCGACATCGCCACCCGTGACAGCGTCAGCGTGGCGGTACCGAAGGACTTTCATCCGGGCTATCGCGATCCGGGTTGA
- a CDS encoding 16S rRNA (uracil(1498)-N(3))-methyltransferase codes for MRLSRFFIDAPLSTGEHELPEAQAHYIGRVLRMAEGDAVQLFDGSGHEFRGTLVEVGKKRVVVQIDESFTGQVESSLAVHLGQGLSRGERMDWAIQKATELGVTEITPIFTDRCEVRLKDERADKRLMHWRQVAISACEQCGRSRVPVIHPPLLLADWLKQTAAELKLVLHPVAEPLVSHAKPASLAFLIGPEGGLSDVEVEQAKAGGFHAARLGPRVLRTETAPVVALAVAQQLWGDF; via the coding sequence ATGAGACTGTCCCGCTTCTTTATCGACGCCCCTTTGAGCACCGGCGAACACGAGTTGCCCGAAGCCCAGGCGCATTACATCGGCCGTGTGCTGCGCATGGCCGAGGGTGATGCGGTGCAATTGTTCGACGGCTCGGGCCATGAGTTTCGCGGCACGCTGGTGGAAGTCGGCAAGAAGCGCGTGGTGGTGCAAATCGACGAAAGCTTCACCGGTCAGGTCGAGTCGTCGCTGGCGGTCCATCTCGGCCAGGGCTTGTCCCGTGGCGAGCGGATGGACTGGGCGATTCAGAAAGCCACCGAACTGGGCGTCACTGAAATCACCCCGATTTTCACCGACCGCTGCGAAGTCCGCCTCAAGGACGAGCGCGCCGACAAACGCCTGATGCACTGGCGTCAGGTGGCGATCAGCGCTTGCGAGCAGTGCGGGCGTTCACGGGTGCCGGTGATTCATCCGCCGCTGCTGTTGGCCGACTGGTTGAAGCAGACGGCGGCCGAATTGAAACTGGTGCTGCATCCAGTGGCCGAGCCGTTGGTGAGTCACGCCAAACCTGCAAGCCTGGCGTTCCTGATCGGCCCGGAAGGCGGCTTGTCCGACGTTGAAGTCGAGCAGGCCAAGGCTGGCGGTTTCCACGCCGCCCGCCTCGGCCCGCGCGTGCTGCGCACCGAAACCGCGCCGGTGGTGGCGTTGGCAGTGGCCCAGCAGTTGTGGGGTGACTTCTAG
- a CDS encoding transporter substrate-binding domain-containing protein: protein MQKITLIGCTLGLLLGSQVQANEAPLTGTLSKVANANSITLGYRDASVPFSYVGDQSGQPMGYSVDLASKIVERIKQRLARPDLQVKYNLVTSQTRIPLVQNGTVDLECGSTGVTAERLQQVAFSYGFIYVKGQLLTAKDSGIKRFADLRGKNVVTTAGTTNERFLKSYNVDHKIDMFVISAKDHGEAFQMLQSGRAAAFYMDDALLYGERAKARDPHKWVVVGEEQSREIYSCMVRKDDPQFLELVNATLADLYSSGEINGIYNRWFQQPIPPKGLNLEFSMTSELKAIIAKPVSEPVQ from the coding sequence ATGCAAAAAATCACGTTGATCGGCTGCACCCTCGGCCTGCTGCTCGGCAGTCAGGTTCAGGCCAATGAAGCGCCACTGACCGGCACGCTGAGCAAGGTCGCCAATGCCAACAGCATCACGCTGGGTTATCGCGACGCGTCAGTACCGTTCTCCTACGTGGGTGACCAAAGCGGGCAGCCGATGGGCTATTCGGTGGATCTGGCGAGCAAGATTGTCGAGCGCATCAAGCAAAGGCTTGCGCGGCCGGATCTGCAGGTGAAGTACAACCTGGTGACCTCGCAAACGCGCATTCCGCTGGTGCAGAACGGCACGGTCGACCTTGAATGCGGCTCTACCGGCGTGACCGCCGAGCGCCTGCAGCAAGTGGCGTTTTCTTACGGGTTCATCTACGTGAAAGGGCAGTTGCTGACGGCGAAGGACAGCGGCATCAAGCGCTTCGCCGACTTGCGTGGCAAGAACGTCGTGACCACCGCCGGCACCACCAACGAGCGGTTTCTGAAGAGCTACAACGTCGATCACAAGATCGATATGTTCGTGATCAGCGCCAAGGACCATGGCGAAGCGTTCCAGATGCTGCAGTCGGGAAGGGCGGCGGCGTTCTACATGGACGACGCGCTGCTCTACGGTGAACGGGCCAAGGCTCGCGATCCGCATAAGTGGGTGGTGGTGGGCGAGGAGCAATCGCGGGAAATCTACAGTTGCATGGTGCGCAAGGACGATCCGCAATTTCTTGAGTTGGTGAATGCGACGCTCGCCGATTTGTACAGCTCGGGGGAAATCAATGGCATCTACAACCGCTGGTTCCAGCAGCCGATTCCGCCCAAGGGGTTGAACCTTGAGTTTTCGATGACCAGCGAGTTGAAGGCGATTATCGCCAAGCCGGTGAGTGAGCCGGTGCAGTAG